DNA from Brachionichthys hirsutus isolate HB-005 chromosome 3, CSIRO-AGI_Bhir_v1, whole genome shotgun sequence:
AGGGTGGACGTCATCACACCACGTTTATAAACCATTAATAACGTCGAAAGACTTCAAAGGGAGAAAATTACACGGGTCAGATTCCGTGCTCTCGTGCACCAGCGCGTGCCAGTCGGGGTGGGTGTCGGGTGACGTCATGTCTGTAGCCGGCGCGCAGTCTtgttaaaatgacacattttgtcTTGGAGAAGGACGTCAGCTTGTCCTCGTGGGACATTTCAGGACGAACAAAGACGTCCACATGCGTCTCAGCTTCTGCTTCTAACGACATCAcataacgatgatgtcaccacTTCATAGAAAATGATCTCATTGtcttagccccgccccctctgttGTGATGCAATGAAGGGACTCGTCCATCCATGTGGACGGACGGAAGCACGAGGACAAAGACGTCCTGGTTCTGCTGAAGACGATCGTCCTCGTCTGTCTCAAGCACCGTTTGCTTTGTCCCCCTTTCGTCCCTCAGCCATGTCTCCGGTCCTGGCGGGCTTCCTCGGCGCTGGCGTTCTGGTTCTgttggtgctggttctggttctgatctggTCTTTCTGTCGGCGGCGTTACCTCCGCGTCTCCGGACGCTACAAGCTGCACGGCGACCGTTACTGCGGCGCCGAAGACCCGCCCTACAGGTTCATCCACATGCTGAAGGGCATCAGCATTTACCCAGAATCCCTCAGCGGCAGCAGGCGGACCGCCCGGGGCCTCCGGCGCGCGGACCGTGACGGAGGCCCCGGGGGTCGGGGCGTGGtcctggtggacactgagaacaACGTCCTGGACGTCCCAGGGCAGCTGCAGATGAGTCACCTGGTGCCCCCTACTGGCCCCGCCCCGGTCCCTGTCCACAGCCAGGGCCAGCTGGAACCGGTCCGTGCCGACTCCAGCAGCCAGACCGGCAGCCAGACCGCGTCCCCCTTCACGGCCGAGCCCAGCCGGGGCACCATCAGCCTCACCGTGGACTACAACTTCCCCAAGAAGGCGCTGGTGGTGACCATCGTGGGGGCGCAGGGCCTCCCCCCGCTGGACGGGCAGGCGGGCGGCGCGGACCCCTACGTGAAGATGACCGTCCTCCCGGAGAAGAAGCACCGCGTGAAGACCCGCGTCCTGAGGAGGACCCTGGAGCCGCTGTTCCAGGAGACGTTCACCTTCTACGGCGTGGCCTTCAGCGCGCTGCCCGACCTCAcgctgcacttcctggttctcAGCTTCGACCGCTTCGCCCGCGATGACGTCATCGGGGAGGCGGTGCTGCCGCTGAGGGGCGTGGACCCGAGCACGGGGCGGGTCCACCTGAGCCAGGAGATCACCAAGAGGAACACGCAGGTGAGCTCCTGAACCAGGGAGCTGGTTGAGATGCTAGATTATAGATGATAAATTatatatagattatagattatatatagatgatagattatagattatatatagatgatagattatatatagattatagattatctatagattatatatatggattatagatgatagatgatagattatAGATTCTAATCAAATGAAGCTCAGAAATTAGAACCAGCTTCTGTCtcagtacttgtactgcaatatcAGGTGGCTGGCGTCCCTGTGTCAGTACTTGTACTGCAGTACATGACCGCGTTGTGTCCCGTTTCAGGGCGGGGCTCGTGGGGAGCTGCTGGCGTCCCTGTCCTACCAGCCGGTGTCTCACCGTCTCAGCGTGGTCGTCCTGAAGGCTCGCCACCTGCCCAGGATGGACATGACCGGCCTGTCAGCCAGTGAGTACTGcagcaaagcattgtgggagtTGTGTCTGATCTGACgtcctccgtgtcctcctcaGACCCCTACGTGAAGGTGAACGTCTTCTACGGACGCAAACGCATCGCCAAGAAGAAGACGCACGTGAAGAAGTGCACGTTGGACCCGGTCTTCAACGAGTCCTTCATCTACGACGTCCCGGCCGAGCTGCTGCCCGACGTCTCCGTGGAGTTCTTGGTGGTCGACTTTGACCGGACCACCAAGAACGAGGTTCTGGGCCGCCTGCAGCTGGGCCTgcacagccccgccccctccggcGCCGCCCACTGGAGGGAGGCGTGCGAGAACCCCCGCCGGCAGATCTCCAAATGGCACAGCTTGAGCGAGTActgaggggggggcggcgtgGAGCAGCCGGGACGCCACACACAAATactacacaaatacacacacaaatactacacacaaatactacacatacacacacacaaatactacacaaataatacacacaaatactacacaccacatacacatacacaaatactacacaccacttacacaaatacacacacaaatactacacaccacatacacaaatacacacacaaatactacaCACCACATACACTAATACTACACACCAGCGCTGTTGTGATCATCGTCTGTCCTGGAATGCTGCACACGTCTGAAGACGGGGACGTGGTGACATttaaacagaccccccccccccattgcatgTCAGGATGGCGGTACTAACAAACACTGCAGTATATCAAGTATAAATAGTCCTCACCCTCGTCTTCGGGTGGATGCAGGACGTCCGTCCTCCGTCCTGCCCACAGAGGACATGTAGAATACCTGCATGTAATGTCAACACCTGTAATTCATGAAAAACCCCTAAAGACAGCACCTCATCATGACCTCATCATGACCTCATCACGACCTCATCACAACCTCATCATGACCTTATCATCATCTGTCCTCAGTCTCAAATCAGGCTGGAAACAGAAAGGACACGGTTCACTGCTAAATTAGCACACAGCTAGCTCAGGTTTTAGCCTGTACTGCTAAATTAGCACACAGCTAGCTCAGGTTTTAGCCTGTACTGCTAAATTAGCACACAGCTAGCCCAggttttagcctgtaccgctaaaTTAGCACACAGCTAGCTCAGGTTTTAGCCTGTACTGCTAAATTAGCACACAGCTAGCGCAGGTTTTAGCCTGTACTGCTAAGTTAGCACACAGCTAGCTCAGGTTTTAGCCTGTAGCCTAAATTCACCCCAAAACACGTGTCGATCCGGCTGTTGTCAGAGCAGAATAATTAGACTCCTCCCATTGGGCTGTTGGGATCTGATCCTGGATCGGACCTTCCATTTGTACAGATGCAACGATGttccttcctgtttgatgtCCTCGGAGCTTTAGTGTGTGtgagcgccccctgctgtagGCCTGGATGCTAACCTGTTAGCTTTGTTAACACTAGTTGAACGTGCTAATAAAACAAGTTAGCTCTGAATGTCTCCTCTGACTCCTGTAAATGTTTAAAGGCGGAGTCCCCCAGGGACCAGGTTAAGGACCGCGTGTTTTATGAAGAACTAAAACAGATTTACTGAAATAGGaagaggacacgaggacacggATCAATACGGCTGATCTCAAAGTGTTCTTACTGCAGTCTTTGATGGTCCAGTTCTTCCCGAGACCCTTtacagtgatccagaatcagctTCTGGTTCCTGAGGAATCTTGTCCTATTCCTCACAGACAAAGTTCTCTGCTTTACTTCCTGCAGGTTTTCTCTTTTGCTGTATTGATCAATCGCTTGTTCTTGTGAGATCTGGTTATGAATAATCATCAATAAACCGCGGCCCCATCGGGATCtgctgtctctggttgtccttctgtcctggttgtccttctgtctctggttgtcctgtctctggttgtccttctgtctctggttgtccttctgtcctggttgtccttctgtctctggttgtccttctgtcctggttgtcctgtctctggttgtccttctgtctctggttgtccttctgtcctggttgtccttctgtctctggttgtcctgtctctggttgtccttctgtcctggttgtcctgtctctggttgtccttctgtctctggttgtcctgtctctggttgtccttctgtcctggttgtcctgtctctggttgtccttctgtcctggttgtcctgtctctggttgtccttctgtctctggttgtcctgtctctggttgtccttctgtcctggttgtcctgtctctggttgtcctgtctctggttgtccttctgtctctggttgtcctgtctctggttgtccttctgtcctggttgtcctgtctctggttgtccttctgtcctggttgtcctgtctctggttgtccttctgtctctggttgtccttctgtcctggttgtcctgtctctggttgtcctgtctctggttgtcctgtctctggttgtccttctgtctctggttgtcctgtctctggttgtccttctgtcctggttgtcctgtctctggttgtcctgtctctggttgtccttctgtcctggttgtcctgtctctggttgtcctgtctctggttgtccttctgtcctggttgtcctgtctctggttgtccttctgtctctggttgtcctgtctctggttgtccttctgtctctggttgtcctgtctctggttgtccttctgtcctggttgtccttctgtctctggttgtcctgtctctggttgtccttctgtcctggttgtcctgtctctggttgtccttctgtctctggttgtcctgtctctggttgtccttctgtcctggttgtcctgtctctggttgtccttctgtctctggttgtcctgtctctggttgtccttctgtcctggttgtcctgtctctggttgtccttcttGTTGAAAGGACTCTACTGAAGGTTCACCTCTTATTTTCGTGGACAACCCCGCCCCCTCAGGCTTCTGAAGACATGTCCTCCACAGGTGACCCGATCAGCTGATCTGagcgctaacgttagctaacatcagccccccccccccccccccgggctgggTCGTTCTCCACCGATCAGCAGCTCCGTTAATCGATTGGTCGCCCACAGACAAAAAGACCTTTCAGTTCAAACCGTCCAATCAGGTCGCTGCCTTCAACCCGACCGGTTCCAGCAGGTCATGAAGTCagaaccctcctcctcctcctcctcctcttcctcctcctcctcctcatcgctcaGTCCAGCAGCTTCTTCATCACTGGAGACACGCCGGTGGGGTAAGCCAAAGACCCGATCAATAATCACTGATTGGAATGGTTCTGTTTCTAGCCCTGATTCTTAAAGCATCGTTAACGTTCTAAATCTTTTCTCTTTCATATAAATAATATACTAATTGATTGATCTAACAGTTATTGATTAATTTTCCCTGATTTGATCGGTTATTGATTTGACCTTCATCGTTTGAGACGTTGGTCTTCGTCGAGGCTCGGTTCTGTTCCTGTTTGATGATCACTAACAATGTTAAGAATTAATCGATTGAtcaaggtacacacacacacacacacacacacacacacacacacacacacacacacacacagagacacacaacaccttTTGGTATCTAGACTGGTTCTCGTGCGCTCCCAGTTGAGTCAGgttgtttcatgtttcataatgattgtgacatcatcaccagagtgatgatgtcatcactagAGCAGCTGGTAAACCATCTTTAAATTTCTCTCCTCAAAATCTGTGCTCCTGCTAGCGATGCTAACCTGCAAGCTAACAGACgtacacttcctgttcagggaggagcaacaggacGGCCAATCAGCAGCCCATCAGCTCCCATTTTAACTCGGAGCAGATGGAGAGCAGTTTCCTCTCTGGCTGATTagcttcagccaatcagattctaGAGCTGACGGTGTGTTCCTTAACAAAACCCCCTACAGGTTCTGGACCAGGAACCCCCTACAGGTTCTGGACCAGGGACCCCCTACAGGTTCTGGACCAGGGACCCCCTACAGGTTCTGTCTTTCTAGTCAATCGATGAATTGCAGCGTCTGTTTGCGGCGGCTAGCTGGAGGCTAACCCGTTAGCGCCAGCCCGGCGCCGGTTCCTTCCACGCAGATTTTCACGCTGGTCGGGGCTGAACAGTCGTGCTCTTTGTGGGACTGAGCAGCTGACTGCCTCATGCAGAatgttctctgttctctgtcctcAGATTGGGTGAAGGAGACATGTCCCATCACGAGGTGAGTTCAGCCACGCCCCTCCCAGGTGGACAGTTTCAGCATCAAACAGAAGGGGGTCATTGGGTCTGAGCCTGTCCCCCATGTTCTTCAGACCAGTGCCGTGCTGAGGGTTTCCCGTCTGCCGCTGGTTAGCTCGGCGCTACAGTCAGTGACATCAGTGTActctgaggtcaaaggtcgttaCCCTCTGCTGGGGCTGATGGGGGTGGTTGCCGAGGTCGGCGTTCACAGGCTCTCCCACCTCGCCATGAGAAGAGCCACACCTCTTCTCCAAATCCTGGAGCTGCAAAGTAAGTGgggctaaatgctaatgctgctaatcACGCTAACGCTAATATAACGGCTAATGCAGATTTTCTGTTCATCAATGCTAATATTCGTAGTGCTAATGCTGCTAATCATGCTCACAATGATCTTGCTAATTCTAATACAACAGTTGATGCTAATACTACCGCTAACCCTAATACTGCATGTTTGAATACAAATAAAGCTAACGCTCTTATGACAGATGCTAACAAACAATCCTGCCAATACCATTCAGTTGGCTACTGCTAAGCCTGCTAACACTGTTAGCAGAAAATGCTAACATTTCCTGTCTATCTCTTCCCTTTAGTCGGGGCTGCCAACAGTTTTGCTCTGATTGGTCTGGACCGTTTGGAGAGAACCCTCCCCATCCTGAACCAATCAACAGACGAGGTTTGTCTTATTGATTACACATAAAAATGAAAGGGTTAACTCAGCTGTGGAAAGGTCACCTGCCTGAGGCTGAATGGTGGCCTccccagggggcggggcttccctCCCCTCAGTAGCCCTGAGAGCCTGGCTCCTGTGTCGTGTCCGTGTCCTCAGGTGATGGCGCACCTGAAGGAGGCCCTCTTCCTGACCCTGGACGACGTGCAGCTCTGGGTGGGGGACGGTCTGGACGGCGCTCTGGATCAGCTGCAGCATCTGTCCCACGTTGCCCGAGACACctttcagcagctgcaggacacTCAGGTGGGACAAGCTGCGACTTCAGGATTGGACGACATCCTGAGTGGCCTGGAGGAGGCCGCCGCCTACTACTTGCCCCTCCCACCCACACTGCGTGAGGACGGGTCCATCGTGGGGGACGGCTCCGAGGACTTTCTGTTTGTTCTAACcagacggtgatgatgatggttgtcAGGCTGGGAGTGGGAGATGAGGCtccaggaggatgaggaggatgaggaggatgaagaggagcccgGTCTGAGGACGAGGGCTCGCGGCCTCCTGTTGAGCCTCAGCCTGCAGCTTCATCATCGTCtatcaaaggtcagaggtcagctgcAGAACGCCATCAGGACTCTGGGAGACGCCGCCGGCCTGGTGAGACAGAACTCTTCCTCGTCTActcaggtgggcggggccagccTGAGAAGACGAGGGACACCcttcgctggggggggggggggcaccgatcGCGTTCTATTGAACACAAACGACAGGTTTAACAGCAGCAAGCTAACCAacgcagcagggggcggagccatagtCAGTGACCTTCAGACCTTTACGGAGGGACATCAAGTCGCTGTCACATGTTGAAATGGACCGATCGATCAAACCGATCGATCGGTTCGATCTCATCTGCAGGTGGTTCTGGATCGGGTTCTGGATCGGGTTCTGGATGTGGCtggcgagctgctgcagaacctgaaGAACCTGTTGGTGGTGCTATTGTACCAGGCCGAGGGTCTGAGACAGTTAACCCTgaacagggtcaaaggtcaagcccAGCGGCTGGCTGAGCTGCCGGTTCAGATCCAGCAGGTCCTACGAGACCTGCAGGAGCTCtccaagctcctcctccagctgctggtcAATGCCACGCCCCTCTACGACTCGGTGAGGCTCACAGACCCAGACCCGGCCCGTCTCATGCCCCGCCTCCTTAACGGTCCTCGCGTGTCTTCCAGCTCCAGCGGCCGACCGACCAGGACGTCGAGGACTTCCTGAACCAGGAAGAGGTCCCGCCTGACACTTCCTGTCGGCGCAGCTCGGCCAACAGCCTCTTCCTGAAGGCGATGGACGGccgtcctcgccgccgccggagcCTCCACTCCCGAGCTGCCCGGGCTTTGGGGAGTCCTGACCCCCCCAACGATCCCCCGGCCCTGGACGGAATGTCCCCGCCCCCCGACCTCGCCCAGCGACGCCCGTCCACCACCGAGCTGCTCCTCTCGCCGCTCAAACAGTTCGTCACTCAGAGCCAGAAGGCGTTCGAGTACCTGAGCCCCAACTCGCCCGACGGCGGGGGCCGCAGCACGCCCACCGCTAACTGATGCTACGCTAACGGCTAGCACGCTCACGTTCACCAACAGAGAGGTCACAAGGAATTAAACCTTTGGCTTTATCAGCTGTTGCTATAGAAACGCTTTTGGTGAACATTCCGATATTAATAGAATCCCAATATTATGAATATATTATCTCAGACCATCCATGTAACGgttgatcattttaaataaagttttctgggCTCGCTTCAGTTCTTGGCTGAAACCTGCGTTATTCCtcatggccagcagggggcggtgcACAAAGAGCCAGCACCTACTTTAAGCCACGCCTCCTTGGCAGTAAATTGAGGCCACCTGAAGCCATGACGTCATTTGAGTCGCCCGGAAAACCAGAGAAAGCCtggctggcaaaaaaaaacagaaaacaaacaacaaacaacaaacaacaacacatcaaagGATAGCAACATAAAaagagtagaagaagaaaaccacaaaaccacattcagcagctcctcacaggatgaagaggagaattACATCGGATTGGCTCAGTATCgaacccgctgtgattggctcagtatcaaacccgctgtgattggctcagtatcaaacccgctgtgattggctcagtatcaaacccgctgtgattggctcagtatcaaacccgctgtgattggctcagtatcaaacccgctgtgattggctcagtatcaaacccgctgtgattggctcagtatcaaacccgctgtgattggctcagtatcaaacccgctgtgattggctcagtatcaaacccgctgtgattggctcagtattaaacccgctgtgattggctcagtatcaaacccgctgtgattggctcagtatcaaacccgctgtgattggctcagtatcaaacccgctgtgattggctcagtatcaaacccgctgtgattggctcagtattaaacccgctgtgattggctcagtatcaaacccgctgtgattggctcagtatcaaacccgctgtgattggctcagtatcaaacccgctgtgattggctcagtatcaaacccgctgtgattggctcagtatcaaacccgctgtgattggctcatgGCGACTCCTTTGACAGACCAGCGAGGGAATCAAGTCTGAAAACATCACAGATTTATTACGAGATGAAAGAGACTTCATGAGTcagaaactaaactaaaggaCGTTAGATTAGAACATCAAAGGACGTTAGATTAGAACATCACAGCTTTATAAGTTTCAATCTGAGGACTTGAACAAGTTCAAGAAGCTGAAGACAATTTGgccttaaaatgttttttaaaggaATTCCTCACATTTAACAAACATTagtttttaatttgtaaataCTTTTTTGACCCGTTTGAAGTGATACTTCCTCTTTGGTCCTCCTCTTCAGACGTCTGAAATGCGATCGATGAGACTCTTGTGTTAGTCCTGGTCCTGCAGCGCCCCCCTGTGGCTCACTGCAGCAGGCAGCCACACCTGACGCTCTTCTCTTTGTAGACGGTGCTGAACACCTGGATGGCCTCCTTGTTGATCAGCGCCCAGAAGCTCTCGAAGGAGATGTTGTCCCCTTTCTGGACGCCCATCTGCTGCAGGACGAGAGACAGACCGTCCTCGCTGTCCACGctctgcaaacaggaagcaggaagtgaaggtgCACAGCTCTGTCTCTGATTGACTTTGTGTGATGATGAGCAGCAGCTCCGCCCCCGTAGCGTCCTCACCTGGAGCAGCGGTTAGCATAGCAACAAGAACCAGAAGAAGTCCGGAGAAGATATcgacataaatacatttaatatttaaaccgTCAACGATAGATCGGTCGccaggctcagccaatcagaggcagaaagGGGCGGGTCATGATGTCACCAGAGTGAGATGTGACGTCACGTACCTTAGCGAACCTCGGCAGCTGATTGGAGATCATGCTCTGGAACTGGGCGGGGCCCATGGCCGGCTCGTTACCTGCAGCCTGGTGGAACTCGGTGACCAGCGAGTTAATGGCCAGCTCCAGGTCCGAGTACTGGAAGCAGCAAAGCAGCCCGTCAATCATCACCGATCAGATAGACTTCCTTATTGATCACCGATAAGATAGACTTCCTTATTGATCACCCATCACTGACGGAGAAAAGAACAATGGCCCGTCCTCCGGGCCTCTGGACCGGgctcctctgctctgattggtcagctccTGTTACGATGTCATCATCCAGGAATTTGGGTTCAGCAGCAGAACAAGTTGTTACCCAAAGGGTGAACCCCAACAAAGACCTGCAACCCTCGAAGCACCGGCACCCCACGGGGGCCCCGGGTGGGGCCCTGGTGGGACCCGGGGGGGGCCCTGGTCCGAACACCCTCATCAGTGAAACGCTGAATGTGATTGGGCCGAGCGATTCCCTGAGGCTCCTCCTTGTTGCGAAAGAGGGCGGCGGCTGCAGCGCCGCTGGTCTACAGGAATCCGCCTCCAGATGTTCACATTCAGGACCAGAAACCAGTTCATGAAACCAGATCCAACCTCAGAACCGCCCCAGCTTGCTGGCTGTAAAGTTGTGTTTGATCTGAACACAAAGAGGCCATCTGTGTGTCTGAGGGGGCGTCGACCGCTCACAAGCACGGCCCTTTGACAAGACGTTAGCACGACATGCCGTCTGTAGAACCAGCTAATGTGAGCCCATCTGAagccatgttagcatgttaacaGCTAGCAGTGTAGCTAATGCGAGCCCATCTGACgccatgttagcatgttaacaGCTAGCAGTGTAGCTAATGCGAGCCCATCTGAagccatgttagcatgttaacaGCTAGCAGTGTAGCTAATGTGAACCCATCTGAagccatgttagcatgttaacaGC
Protein-coding regions in this window:
- the LOC137916138 gene encoding synaptotagmin-11-like; protein product: MADMIELGPAYAMSPVLAGFLGAGVLVLLVLVLVLIWSFCRRRYLRVSGRYKLHGDRYCGAEDPPYRFIHMLKGISIYPESLSGSRRTARGLRRADRDGGPGGRGVVLVDTENNVLDVPGQLQMSHLVPPTGPAPVPVHSQGQLEPVRADSSSQTGSQTASPFTAEPSRGTISLTVDYNFPKKALVVTIVGAQGLPPLDGQAGGADPYVKMTVLPEKKHRVKTRVLRRTLEPLFQETFTFYGVAFSALPDLTLHFLVLSFDRFARDDVIGEAVLPLRGVDPSTGRVHLSQEITKRNTQGGARGELLASLSYQPVSHRLSVVVLKARHLPRMDMTGLSANPYVKVNVFYGRKRIAKKKTHVKKCTLDPVFNESFIYDVPAELLPDVSVEFLVVDFDRTTKNEVLGRLQLGLHSPAPSGAAHWREACENPRRQISKWHSLSEY
- the LOC137913176 gene encoding perilipin-2-like; the encoded protein is MSHHETSAVLRVSRLPLVSSALQSVTSVYSEVKGRYPLLGLMGVVAEVGVHRLSHLAMRRATPLLQILELQIGAANSFALIGLDRLERTLPILNQSTDEVMAHLKEALFLTLDDVQLWVGDGLDGALDQLQHLSHVARDTFQQLQDTQVGQAATSGLDDILSGLEEAAAYYLPLPPTLRWEWEMRLQEDEEDEEDEEEPGLRTRARGLLLSLSLQLHHRLSKVRGQLQNAIRTLGDAAGLVVLDRVLDRVLDVAGELLQNLKNLLVVLLYQAEGLRQLTLNRVKGQAQRLAELPVQIQQVLRDLQELSKLLLQLLVNATPLYDSLQRPTDQDVEDFLNQEEVPPDTSCRRSSANSLFLKAMDGRPRRRRSLHSRAARALGSPDPPNDPPALDGMSPPPDLAQRRPSTTELLLSPLKQFVTQSQKAFEYLSPNSPDGGGRSTPTAN
- the LOC137917768 gene encoding protein S100-A14-like — protein: MATKYSDLELAINSLVTEFHQAAGNEPAMGPAQFQSMISNQLPRFAKSVDSEDGLSLVLQQMGVQKGDNISFESFWALINKEAIQVFSTVYKEKSVRCGCLLQ